Proteins from one Streptosporangium becharense genomic window:
- a CDS encoding ABC transporter ATP-binding protein — MRSAVRTRPGDVTTPVRRGEVRAEAIRLAYGGVTALDEVDLHVEAGEFFTLLGPSGSGKTTLLRLIGGLLEPGSGRIHLDGQDVTGLPPQKRDIGFVFQNYALFPHLTVAENIEFGLRVRKIDPAARRRRVTEILELVALGGFGDRHPGELSGGQQQRVALGRALAQRPRVLLLDEPLGALDRRLRQELGAEVRRIQQEAETTAIYVTHDQDEAFLLSDRMAVMDAGAIRQTGTPEALYRRPADRFVARFLGETNLFDGHLVDGGPDTVVAVGGGTVVCLPPDSAITSGAVHCAVRPEQMVIVEAGTVPPPGLGVLGPAEVTASRFLGQRHAITLRAGERVYHAAVDPAGEHPLVGDRVQMCVRDGQAAVVPHGDRSTGRTDRDASHAD; from the coding sequence ATGAGATCCGCAGTGCGAACGCGTCCGGGCGACGTGACCACGCCGGTACGGCGGGGGGAGGTCCGGGCGGAGGCGATCAGGCTCGCCTACGGCGGGGTCACCGCCCTGGACGAAGTCGACCTGCACGTCGAGGCGGGGGAGTTCTTCACCCTGCTGGGACCGAGCGGATCGGGAAAGACCACGCTGCTGCGCCTGATCGGCGGCCTGCTCGAACCCGGCTCCGGGCGGATCCACCTCGACGGCCAGGACGTGACCGGCCTGCCGCCGCAGAAACGCGACATCGGCTTCGTGTTCCAGAACTACGCGCTCTTCCCGCACCTCACCGTGGCGGAGAACATCGAGTTCGGGCTCCGGGTGCGGAAGATCGACCCGGCCGCCCGGCGGCGGCGGGTCACCGAGATCCTCGAACTCGTGGCGCTCGGGGGCTTCGGCGACCGGCACCCCGGCGAGCTGAGCGGCGGCCAGCAACAGCGGGTCGCCCTCGGCCGGGCGCTCGCCCAGCGTCCCCGGGTGCTGCTGCTGGACGAACCGCTGGGTGCCCTCGACCGGCGCCTGCGGCAGGAGCTCGGCGCGGAGGTGCGGAGAATCCAGCAGGAGGCCGAGACCACCGCGATCTACGTGACCCACGACCAGGACGAGGCGTTCCTGCTCTCGGACCGGATGGCGGTCATGGACGCGGGGGCGATCCGGCAGACCGGGACGCCGGAGGCCCTGTACCGGCGGCCGGCCGACCGGTTCGTCGCCCGGTTCCTCGGCGAGACGAACCTCTTCGACGGCCACCTCGTCGACGGGGGCCCGGACACCGTCGTCGCCGTCGGGGGCGGGACGGTGGTCTGCCTGCCTCCCGACAGCGCGATCACCTCCGGCGCCGTGCACTGCGCGGTGCGGCCGGAGCAGATGGTCATCGTCGAAGCCGGAACCGTACCGCCGCCCGGGCTCGGCGTGCTCGGCCCGGCCGAGGTGACCGCCTCCCGGTTCCTCGGGCAGCGACACGCCATCACCCTCCGGGCGGGGGAGCGCGTCTACCACGCCGCCGTCGACCCCGCCGGGGAGCATCCGCTCGTCGGCGACCGGGTCCAGATGTGCGTCCGCGACGGCCAGGCCGCCGTGGTCCCGCACGGTGACCGGAGCACGGGCCGCACCGACCGGGACGCGAGCCACGCCGACTGA
- a CDS encoding extracellular solute-binding protein encodes MSTSRMRLTLTAAVASVLALTACSGESGGADGSTSAGTGAIGGDIMFYDTSGGEVWTELSATLFANFTKKTGVTVSDDYNEASTKFIAAAEAKQVPWSLVFLPTVGDAAAAAEKGYLAELDTSVVPVDKLESGSYDKYGVQVGTFGMVLAWDEKAYPADAQPSSVADLFDVAKFPGKRCFFNNPQYGWTLEAALLADGVTADKLYPLDVERALKKLDGIKNDITWWSSGADSIANFENGSCDIGILWANRALVAKRAGFPMAISWKDGGYSNSVWAVPAGAPNAAAAQQLIADVINDEAGQIAFASKIPTPIPAAVKGADPSAYPQDIQPYLPLGDNVRSAVKQDGVYYQKNLTQIVDRFNRWVGK; translated from the coding sequence ATGAGCACATCCCGCATGAGACTGACGCTGACCGCGGCCGTGGCGTCCGTGCTGGCCCTCACCGCGTGTTCGGGCGAGAGCGGCGGCGCGGACGGATCGACGTCCGCGGGCACCGGCGCGATCGGCGGCGACATCATGTTCTACGACACGAGCGGCGGCGAGGTGTGGACCGAGTTGTCGGCCACGCTGTTCGCCAACTTCACCAAGAAGACGGGCGTCACCGTCTCGGACGACTACAACGAGGCCTCGACCAAGTTCATCGCCGCCGCCGAGGCCAAGCAGGTGCCGTGGAGCCTGGTGTTCCTGCCGACCGTCGGCGACGCGGCCGCGGCGGCCGAGAAGGGATACCTCGCCGAGCTCGACACGTCCGTGGTGCCCGTCGACAAGCTGGAGTCCGGGTCGTACGACAAGTACGGGGTCCAGGTCGGCACGTTCGGCATGGTGCTGGCGTGGGACGAGAAGGCCTATCCGGCGGACGCGCAGCCGTCGTCGGTCGCCGACCTGTTCGACGTCGCCAAGTTCCCGGGCAAGCGCTGCTTCTTCAACAACCCCCAGTACGGCTGGACCCTGGAGGCGGCGCTGCTCGCCGACGGGGTCACCGCGGACAAGCTGTACCCGCTGGACGTCGAGCGGGCGCTGAAGAAGCTGGACGGGATCAAGAACGACATCACCTGGTGGTCGAGCGGTGCCGACTCCATCGCCAACTTCGAGAACGGTTCGTGCGACATCGGGATCCTCTGGGCCAACCGTGCGCTGGTCGCCAAGCGCGCCGGGTTCCCGATGGCGATCAGCTGGAAGGACGGCGGCTACTCGAACAGCGTGTGGGCCGTCCCGGCCGGCGCGCCGAACGCCGCCGCGGCCCAGCAGCTGATCGCCGACGTCATCAACGACGAGGCCGGCCAGATCGCCTTCGCCTCCAAGATCCCGACGCCGATCCCCGCCGCGGTCAAGGGAGCGGACCCGAGCGCCTACCCCCAGGACATCCAGCCCTACCTGCCGCTCGGGGACAACGTCAGGTCCGCGGTCAAGCAGGACGGCGTCTACTACCAGAAGAACCTGACCCAGATCGTCGACCGGTTCAACCGCTGGGTCGGAAAGTGA